In the Theobroma cacao cultivar B97-61/B2 chromosome 1, Criollo_cocoa_genome_V2, whole genome shotgun sequence genome, one interval contains:
- the LOC18610856 gene encoding late embryogenesis abundant protein D-11 has translation MAHFQNQHPATEVSQSDEFGNPVRQTDKYGNPIAKHKTGRGIAGIGGHHHGLHRTDSSSSSSSSEDEGTGRKRKGLKDKLKEKLPGGHKDQHQPHPAASTTTPGQQHEKNGMMD, from the exons ATGGCACACTTTCAGAATCAGCATCCTGCTACTGAAGTTTCCCAAAGTGACGAATTTGGCAACCCTGTTCGCCAGACAGACAAGTACGGTAACCCGATTGCCAAGCATAAGACCGGCCGTGGAATCGCAGGGATTGGTGGGCATCATCACGGACTCCACCGCACTGACTCAAGCTCCAGCTCTAGCTCT TCCGAAGATGAGGGAACGGGGAGGAAGAGGAAGGGTCTGAAGGATAAGCTAAAAGAGAAGCTACCAGGTGGACATAAGGACCAGCACCAACCTCATCCGGCAGCATCAACAACGACACCGGGGCAACAGCACGAGAAGAACGGAATGATGGATTAG
- the LOC18610858 gene encoding AAA-ATPase At1g43910 gives MATLLKELPSLSALVSAYASISAMAMLIRTMMNEMLPERMRNYIASKFSELTSAYFSSDFTFVIEDRWQAADNLMFRAAEVYLPTRIGPSSDSLLVGCNDSSDPTAPPKRSIPVDCTITDDFEGMRLKWTFSSIETKKCYVPNKRFFSLTCNKILRERVEQEYLPYISKTAQEILKKRESLSIYTYDQEYSMWECAVFKHPATFETLAMEPELRQFIMDDLDSFVQRKEFFANVGRAWKRGYLLYGPPGTGKSSLVAAMANYMRYDIYDLQFQSVRNDADLRRILTSTTNQSILLIEDIDCSTNVSRDRAKVKEEPGEEDGDESNRPSPIDPGVTLSGLLNFIDGLWSSCGNERIIIFTTNHKEKLDPALLRPGRMDVHIYMGYCTPAGFRKLAATYLGIKDDKLFACIDDLIKSVEVTPAEMAQQLMISDEPEAALNSLIEFLNTKKTKMKEGGAQEEEKTVEEKDAEKKIGERQKNSEHAEIETRCIYLT, from the exons ATGGCTACCCTGTTGAAAGAGCTGCCGTCTTTGTCCGCCCTTGTCTCCGCATATGCCTCTATCTCGGCCATGGCCATGCTAATCCGTACGATGATGAATGAAATGCTCCCAGAACGGATGCGGAACTACATCGCGTCCAAATTTTCCGAATTGACATCCGCTTACTTCTCTTCGGACTTCACCTTCGTCATCGAAGACCGCTGGCAAGCTGCTGATAACCTAATGTTTCGTGCTGCTGAGGTCTACTTGCCCACCAGAATTGGGCCTTCCAGCGACAGTCTCCTCGTAGGTTGCAATGACTCCAGTGACCCAACAGCTCCGCCCAAACGAAGCATCCCTGTAGATTGCACGATCACGGATGATTTTGAGGGCATGCGCTTGAAGTGGACTTTCTCTTCAATTGAGACCAAAAAGTGCTACGTCCCTAACAAGAGATTCTTCAGCTTGACCTGCAACAAAATCCTCAGAGAAAGAGTTGAGCAGGAGTACCTCCCCTACATCAGCAAAACCGCACAAGAAATTCTTAAAAAGCGTGAGAGCCTCAGCATTTACACATATGACCAAGAATATTCCATGTGGGAGTGCGCAGTTTTCAAGCATCCGGCCACGTTTGAGACTCTGGCAATGGAGCCAGAGCTCAGGCAGTTCATAATGGATGATCTTGACTCATTTGTGCAACGCAAGGAATTTTTCGCAAACGTTGGTAGGGCCTGGAAGCGTGGGTACCTTTTGTATGGACCTCCAGGGACAGGAAAATCATCACTGGTTGCGGCAATGGCAAATTACATGAGGTATGATATCTATGATCTTCAGTTCCAAAGTGTTCGAAACGATGCTGATCTCAGGCGTATACTCACTTCCACCACAAACCAGTCCATTCTGCTTATTGAGGACATAGATTGTAGCACGAATGTGTCACGTGATCGAGCCAAAGTTAAAGAAGAACCAGGGGAAGAAGATGGAGATGAATCGAATCGTCCTTCTCCTATCGATCCTGGG GTAACACTGTCAGGCTTACTCAACTTCATCGATGGATTGTGGTCGAGCTGCGGAAACGAAAGAATCATAATCTTCACCACGAATCACAAGGAAAAGTTAGACCCAGCTCTGTTACGTCCAGGGCGAATGGATGTGCATATTTACATGGGATATTGCACTCCTGCAGGATTCAGAAAACTGGCAGCTACATATCTCGGAATCAAAGATGACAAACTGTTTGCCTGCATCGATGATCTCATTAAAAGTGTTGAAGTTACTCCAGCTGAAATGGCGCAACAACTCATGATCAGTGATGAGCCGGAAGCCGCACTCAATAGTCTCATCGAATTTCTCAACACGAAGAAGACCAAAATGAAGGAAGGTGGAGCCCAGGAGGAGGAAAAGACTGTTGAAGAGAAGGACGCAGAGAAAAAGATAGgtgaaagacaaaaaaattcaGAGCATGCCGAGATTGAAACAAGATGCATATATTTGACCTAG
- the LOC18610855 gene encoding pentatricopeptide repeat-containing protein At5g44230 — MVALSRKFSTSSLKFIPKQFCQYHLQQIQSQTTQPFIPFSQLQNQRNLLESQLISTLNGCTSLTQFKQTHAYIIRKGLDKCCYILAKLVRNLTKMGIPMDNYAKLVFDQVEYPNPFLWTALIRGYALQGHVKESVSVYSCMREEGSLPVSFTFSALFKACCTVLDVNLGRQIHAQTILIGGFGSDLYVNNSLIEMYVKLGFLGCARKVFDELPERDLISWTELIVAYAKLGDMESAGELFDELPFKDMVAWTTMVTGYAQNAKPREALEFFERMQNEGVETDEVTLVGVISACAQLGTAKYANWVRGIAENSGFDPTRCVVVGSALIDMYSKCGSVEDAYKVFEAMEERNVFSYSSMIAGFAMHGCAYAALELFREMVKTGIKPNRVTFIGVLTACSHSGMVEQGRQIFASMEEEFGVSPAVDHYACIVDLLGRAGCLEEALNLAETMPVEPNGGVWGALLGACRTYGNPDMAQIAANHLFELEPNAIGNYILLSNIYASAGRWNDVSMVRKLMREKGLRKNPACSWLEAKKGVIHEFFAGDITNPRSGQMKQVLEDLLNRLKGLGYQPNMSSVAYDVNDEDKRRLLMAHSEKLALAFGLLTISADCPIRIMKNLRICEDCHSFMCGVSQITERVIIVRDNLRFHHFHAGKCSCGNFW; from the coding sequence ATGGTAGCTCTCTCCCGGAAATTCTCTACATCGTCTCTAaaatttatcccaaaacagtTCTGTCAATACCACCTGCAACAAATCCAATCCCAAACAACCCAACCTTTCATTCCCTTCTCTCAACTTCAAAACCAACGCAATCTTTTAGAATCCCAGCTCATTTCCACCCTCAATGGCTGCACCTCCCTCACCCAGTTCAAACAGACGCATGCGTACATTATACGTAAGGGCCTTGACAAATGCTGCTATATCCTCGCCAAACTCGTGCGAAACCTCACCAAAATGGGAATCCCCATGGATAATTACGCTAAGCTTGTTTTTGACCAGGTTGAATACCCGAACCCATTTCTTTGGACTGCTCTTATCCGTGGCTATGCTTTACAAGGTCATGTTAAGGAATCGGTTTCTGTGTATAGTTGTATGAGAGAAGAGGGTTCTTTGCCTGtttcttttacattttcaGCTCTTTTTAAGGCTTGTTGTACGGTTCTTGATGTGAACTTGGGCAGGCAAATCCATGCCCAGACGATTTTGATTGGTGGGTTTGGTTCTGATTTGTATGTTAACAATAGCTTGATTGAGATGTATGTTAAACTAGGATTTTTGGGGTGTGCGAGGAAGGTGTTTGATGAGTTGCCTGAAAGGGATTTGATTTCTTGGACAGAGCTGATTGTTGCGTATGCGAAACTTGGGGATATGGAATCTGCAGGGGAATTGTTTGATGAGTTGCCTTTCAAGGATATGGTGGCATGGACGACGATGGTTACAGGGTATGCTCAGAATGCTAAGCCTAGAGAGGCATTGGAGTTTTTTGAGAGAATGCAAAATGAAGGTGTCGAAACGGATGAGGTTACCTTGGTTGGGGTTATTTCCGCTTGTGCACAATTAGGTACTGCTAAGTATGCGAATTGGGTTCGGGGTATTGCTGAGAATTCGGGGTTTGATCCTACTCGATGTGTGGTGGTGGGATCAGCTTTGATTGATATGTACTCAAAGTGTGGGAGTGTGGAGGATGCATATAAGGTTTTTGAGGCGATGGAAGAAAGGAATGTATTTTCGTACAGTTCAATGATTGCAGGGTTTGCTATGCACGGTTGTGCTTATGCAGCATTGGAATTGTTTCGTGAGATGGTGAAAACAGGGATCAAACCAAATAGAGTTACGTTTATTGGAGTGCTTACAGCGTGTAGCCATTCAGGAATGGTAGAGCAAGGTCGTCAAATATTTGCATCCATGGAGGAGGAATTTGGGGTTTCTCCAGCAGTTGATCATTATGCTTGCATAGTGGATCTTCTTGGTCGAGCTGGATGTCTGGAAGAAGCACTTAATCTTGCAGAAACGATGCCCGTGGAGCCTAACGGGGGTGTTTGGGGGGCATTGCTTGGAGCATGTCGCACTTATGGGAATCCTGATATGGCTCAGATTGCTGCTAACCATCTATTTGAGCTGGAACCTAATGCTATTGGAAACTATATCTTGCTCTCTAACATATATGCTTCAGCAGGGCGGTGGAATGATGTTTCAATGGTAAGGAAACTGATGAGAGAGAAAGGTCTGAGAAAAAATCCTGCATGTAGCTGGTTGGAAGCGAAGAAGGGGGTAATTCATGAATTCTTTGCTGGGGACATTACAAATCCGAGGTCTGGCCAGATGAAGCAGGTGCTTGAGGATCTTCTAAATAGGTTAAAGGGCCTTGGGTACCAACCAAACATGAGTTCTGTTGCTTATGATGTGAATGATGAAGACAAGAGGCGGTTACTAATGGCTCATAGTGAGAAGCTAGCTCTGGCATTTGGGCTACTTACTATAAGTGCTGATTGCCCCATTAGGATTATGAAGAATCTAAGAATATGTGAAGATTGCCACTCATTTATGTGTGGCGTATCTCAAATCACTGAAAGGGTGATTATTGTAAGGGATAACTTGAGATTTCACCATTTCCACGCTGGGAAGTGTTCCTGTGGTAACTTCTGGTGA
- the LOC18610854 gene encoding uncharacterized protein LOC18610854 isoform X1, whose protein sequence is MAKHAGWGHHHLQKRWILALLLMLSVSTVIAFFVRAAFYSCDPNVSADNAIGSARNAIQVAEKRVSQIAAARPNPLSFMKSKIVLLVSHELSLSGGPLLLMELAFLLRSVGAEVYWITITKPSETDEVIYSLEHKMLDRGVQVVFSAKGKEAIDTALKADLVILNTAVAGKWLDSVLKEDVHRVLPKVLWWIHEMRGHYFRLDYVKHLPFVAGAMIDSHVTAEYWNNRTRECLKIKMPDTYVVHLGNSKELMQVAEDNVAKRVLREHVRESLGVRNEDLLFALINSVSRGKGQDLFLRSFYEALQLIKEKKMQVPPLHAVIVGSDMNAQTKFETELRDYVMQKKIQGRVHFVNKTLTVAPYLAAIDVLVQNSQARGECFGRITIEAMAFQLPVLGTAAGGTTEIVVNGTTGLLHPVGKEGVTPLAKNIVKLATHVERRLTMGKRGYEKVKERFLEQHMADRIARVLKEVFRKSKDKSQGHLF, encoded by the exons atggcGAAGCACGCCGGCTGGGGCCACCACCACTTGCAGAAACGATGGATTTTGGCTCTTCTCTTGATGCTCTCTGTTTCCACGGTTATTGCCTTCTTCGTCAGAGCCGCCTTCTATTCCTGTGATCCGAACGTTTCTGCTGATAATGCTATCGGCTCGGCTCGGAATGCTATCCAAGTCGCCGAGAAGCGGGTGTCGCAGATCGCTGCTGCAAGGCCGAATCCCCTCAGCTTCATGAAGTCCAAGATTGTTCTATTGGTGTCGCACGAGCTCTCGCTTTCCG gTGGACCATTGTTGTTGATGGAGCTGGCATTTCTATTAAGAAGTGTTGGTGCTGAAGTTTATTGGATTACGATTACAAAACCATCGGAAACAGATGAAGTAATATATAGCTTAGAACATAAGATGTTGGACAGAGGAGTACAGGTA GTTTTCTCTGCCAAGGGCAAAGAAGCTATAGATACTGCTCTAAAAGCTGATTTGGTTATTTTGAACACTGCCGTTGCTGGGAAATGGCTGGATTCTGTTCTTAAGGAGGATGTTCATCGTGTTCTGCCAAAGGTGTTGTGGTGGATCCATGAAATGCGAGGCCATTACTTTAGATTAGACTATGTAAAGCATCTTCCTTTTGTAGCTGGTGCCATGATTGATTCACATGTTACAGCAGAATACTGGAACAATAGGACTCGAGAGTGTTTGAA GATTAAAATGCCTGACACCTATGTTGTTCACCTTGGAAATAGCAAGGAACTGATGCAAGTTGCAGAAGACAATGTCGCTAAAAGGGTTTTGCGTGAACATGTTCGTGAATCTCTTGGAGTGCGCAATGAGGATTTACTTTTTGCCTTAATAAATA GTGTTTCACGAGGAAAAGGGCAGGATCTCTTTCTACGTTCCTTCTATGAGGCCTTGCAACTGatcaaggaaaagaaaatgcagGTGCCACCATTGCATGCAGTAATTGTGGGAAGTGACATGAATGCTCAGACCAAATTTGAAACAGAATTACGGGATTATGTAatgcaaaagaaaattcaaggtCGTGTTCACTTTGTGAACAAAACTCTGACAGTAGCCCCATATTTAGCTGCCATTGATGTTCTTGTTCAGAATTCTCAG GCACGGGGAGAATGCTTTGGAAGGATAACAATTGAAGCCATGGCATTTCAGTTGCCTGTACTG GGAACAGCAGCAGGAGGCACCACGGAAATAGTAGTGAACGGGACTACAGGTTTATTGCATCCTGTTGGAAAAGAGGGGGTTACTCCACTCGCAAAAAATATCGTCAAACTGGCTACTCATGTTGAGAGGAGGCTTACGATGGGGAAGAGAGGCTATGAAAAGGTCAAAGAAAGATTTCTAGAGCAGCACATGGCGGACAGAATTGCTCGAGTACTGAAAGAAGTGTTCAGGAAGTCTAAAGACAAATCACAGGGGCACCTCTTTTGA
- the LOC18610853 gene encoding uncharacterized protein LOC18610853, with translation MDREMDREICGWIIEFLVRESTDEMLVKKLIQVFPPLNGRPRVKKTLLLHSIRTEILAGNVSERILDHLERIERIDRSQRLRIPDSMRQAYCAVALECTAKYLPGSCDRNGKYLDAVKRIWRSRIENLEKSKASKLVSERLRSRRRQVEAAVEDEELANVLITINTLNDAMLTLRIYLREALALMGPSFLKSQCDSILERENGSVSG, from the coding sequence ATGGATCGAGAAATGGACAGAGAAATCTGCGGTTGGATTATCGAATTCCTTGTTCGTGAATCAACCGACGAAATGTTGGTGAAGAAACTCATCCAAGTATTCCCGCCTTTGAACGGAAGGCCTCGCGTGAAGAAAACGCTGCTTCTCCACTCAATCAGAACCGAAATCCTAGCCGGCAACGTTTCCGAGAGGATACTTGATCATTTGGAGAGGATCGAGCGCATTGACCGCAGCCAGAGGCTCAGAATCCCGGACTCCATGAGGCAAGCTTACTGCGCTGTCGCACTTGAATGTACCGCCAAGTACTTGCCTGGAAGCTGTGATCGGAATGGCAAGTATTTGGATGCGGTGAAGAGAATATGGAGAAGCAGGATTGAAAATCTGGAAAAATCAAAGGCATCCAAGTTGGTTTCCGAGCGACTGAGAAGCCGTCGACGTCAAGTGGAGGCTGCCGTGGAGGATGAGGAGTTGGCCAACGTGTTAATTACAATTAATACGCTAAATGACGCGATGCTCACCCTTAGGATCTATCTACGCGAAGCGTTGGCCTTAATGGGTCCGTCATTCCTTAAAAGCCAATGTGACTCAATccttgaaagagaaaatgggtCCGTTTCTGGATAA
- the LOC18610854 gene encoding uncharacterized protein LOC18610854 isoform X2, whose translation MAKHAGWGHHHLQKRWILALLLMLSVSTVIAFFVRAAFYSCDPNVSADNAIGSARNAIQVAEKRVSQIAAARPNPLSFMKSKIVLLVSHELSLSGGPLLLMELAFLLRSVGAEVYWITITKPSETDEVIYSLEHKMLDRGVQVFSAKGKEAIDTALKADLVILNTAVAGKWLDSVLKEDVHRVLPKVLWWIHEMRGHYFRLDYVKHLPFVAGAMIDSHVTAEYWNNRTRECLKIKMPDTYVVHLGNSKELMQVAEDNVAKRVLREHVRESLGVRNEDLLFALINSVSRGKGQDLFLRSFYEALQLIKEKKMQVPPLHAVIVGSDMNAQTKFETELRDYVMQKKIQGRVHFVNKTLTVAPYLAAIDVLVQNSQARGECFGRITIEAMAFQLPVLGTAAGGTTEIVVNGTTGLLHPVGKEGVTPLAKNIVKLATHVERRLTMGKRGYEKVKERFLEQHMADRIARVLKEVFRKSKDKSQGHLF comes from the exons atggcGAAGCACGCCGGCTGGGGCCACCACCACTTGCAGAAACGATGGATTTTGGCTCTTCTCTTGATGCTCTCTGTTTCCACGGTTATTGCCTTCTTCGTCAGAGCCGCCTTCTATTCCTGTGATCCGAACGTTTCTGCTGATAATGCTATCGGCTCGGCTCGGAATGCTATCCAAGTCGCCGAGAAGCGGGTGTCGCAGATCGCTGCTGCAAGGCCGAATCCCCTCAGCTTCATGAAGTCCAAGATTGTTCTATTGGTGTCGCACGAGCTCTCGCTTTCCG gTGGACCATTGTTGTTGATGGAGCTGGCATTTCTATTAAGAAGTGTTGGTGCTGAAGTTTATTGGATTACGATTACAAAACCATCGGAAACAGATGAAGTAATATATAGCTTAGAACATAAGATGTTGGACAGAGGAGTACAG GTTTTCTCTGCCAAGGGCAAAGAAGCTATAGATACTGCTCTAAAAGCTGATTTGGTTATTTTGAACACTGCCGTTGCTGGGAAATGGCTGGATTCTGTTCTTAAGGAGGATGTTCATCGTGTTCTGCCAAAGGTGTTGTGGTGGATCCATGAAATGCGAGGCCATTACTTTAGATTAGACTATGTAAAGCATCTTCCTTTTGTAGCTGGTGCCATGATTGATTCACATGTTACAGCAGAATACTGGAACAATAGGACTCGAGAGTGTTTGAA GATTAAAATGCCTGACACCTATGTTGTTCACCTTGGAAATAGCAAGGAACTGATGCAAGTTGCAGAAGACAATGTCGCTAAAAGGGTTTTGCGTGAACATGTTCGTGAATCTCTTGGAGTGCGCAATGAGGATTTACTTTTTGCCTTAATAAATA GTGTTTCACGAGGAAAAGGGCAGGATCTCTTTCTACGTTCCTTCTATGAGGCCTTGCAACTGatcaaggaaaagaaaatgcagGTGCCACCATTGCATGCAGTAATTGTGGGAAGTGACATGAATGCTCAGACCAAATTTGAAACAGAATTACGGGATTATGTAatgcaaaagaaaattcaaggtCGTGTTCACTTTGTGAACAAAACTCTGACAGTAGCCCCATATTTAGCTGCCATTGATGTTCTTGTTCAGAATTCTCAG GCACGGGGAGAATGCTTTGGAAGGATAACAATTGAAGCCATGGCATTTCAGTTGCCTGTACTG GGAACAGCAGCAGGAGGCACCACGGAAATAGTAGTGAACGGGACTACAGGTTTATTGCATCCTGTTGGAAAAGAGGGGGTTACTCCACTCGCAAAAAATATCGTCAAACTGGCTACTCATGTTGAGAGGAGGCTTACGATGGGGAAGAGAGGCTATGAAAAGGTCAAAGAAAGATTTCTAGAGCAGCACATGGCGGACAGAATTGCTCGAGTACTGAAAGAAGTGTTCAGGAAGTCTAAAGACAAATCACAGGGGCACCTCTTTTGA
- the LOC18610857 gene encoding AAA-ATPase At1g43910, translating into MASLLKELPSMSTLLAAYASFSAMAMLIRTVLNEMIPKPLQKFITSKFSDLISNHFSTNFTFIIEERWHAVYNETFRAIEVYLPTRIGPRTDKLVIGSNDPNNLTALPKRSIPADCKIIDEFEGMTLEWTLHVRESDKYYIPDRKCFHLTCKKRVREKVEEKYLRHIAETAQKILSKREKLNIHTYNQDRSRWESAIFKHPARFDTLAMEPELKQFIMDDLDSFVGRKDFFENVGRAWKRGYLLYGPPGTGKSSLVAAIANHMSYHVYDLQFQSVRNDAELRRILTSTTNRSILLIEDIDCSTKISEDRGKVKDEKQKEGEDGRLNRPSSIDPGVTLSGLLNFIDGLWSSCGNERIIIFTTNHKDKLDPALLRPGRMDVHIHMGYCTPPGFRKLAATYLGIKDDKLFTCIDDLLKSVEVTPAEVAQQLMIKSDEPEAALQCLIDFLNMKKDKVGEDVTQAGENEKKDGGDGVTQAKEAKDENEKKDAGKQSRKHDETETRSIYLT; encoded by the exons ATGGCTTCCCTGTTGAAAGAGCTACCTTCCATGTCCACGCTTCTTGCTGCCTATGCTTCCTTCTCGGCCATGGCCATGCTAATCCGCACCGTATTGAATGAAATGATCCCGAAACCGTTGCAGAAGTTTATTACCTCAAAGTTCTCTGACCTGATATCCAATCACTTCTCCACTAACTTCACCTTCATCATTGAGGAACGGTGGCATGCTGTTTATAATGAAACGTTTCGGGCTATTGAGGTCTACCTCCCAACCAGGATCGGCCCTAGAACTGACAAACTTGTCATAGGGTCCAACGACCCCAATAACCTGACGGCCCTACCGAAACGAAGCATCCCTGCTGACTGCAAGAtcattgatgaatttgagggCATGACCTTGGAGTGGACTCTGCATGTAAGGGAATCGGATAAGTACTATATCCCTGATAGAAAATGCTTTCACTTGACCTGCAAGAAACGAGTTAGAGAAAAAGTTGAGGAAAAGTATCTCCGCCACATAGCAGAGACGGCTCAAAAAATCCTGAGCAAGCGAGAAAAGCTCAACATCCACACCTACAACCAAGATCGTTCCAGGTGGGAATCCGCCATTTTCAAGCATCCAGCAAGGTTTGATACATTGGCCATGGAGCCAGAGCTTAAGCAATTCATAATGGATGATCTCGACTCGTTCGTGGGACGCAAagatttctttgaaaatgttgGCAGGGCTTGGAAACGCGGCTACCTTTTGTATGGTCCTCCAGGGACAGGAAAATCATCACTAGTTGCAGCAATCGCGAATCACATGAGCTACCATGTATATGATCTCCAGTTCCAAAGTGTTCGAAATGACGCTGAGCTCAGGCGAATACTCACCTCCACCACAAACCGCTCTATTCTGCTCATCGAGGACATAGATTGCAGCACAAAAATATCTGAAGATCGTGGCAAGGTTAAAGATGAGAAACAGAAGGAAGGTGAAGATGGGCGACTCAATCGTCCTTCCTCTATTGATCCTGGG GTAACATTATCAGGGCTACTGAATTTCATTGATGGACTGTGGTCTAGCTGTGGGAATGAGAGAATCATCATCTTCACGACAAATCACAAAGATAAGTTAGATCCAGCCCTGTTGCGTCCAGGGCGCATGGATGTGCACATTCACATGGGCTACTGCACTCCTCCAGGGTTCAGAAAACTTGCTGCTACATATCTCGGAATCAAGGATGACAAACTGTTTACCTGCATCGATGATCTTCTGAAAAGTGTTGAAGTTACCCCAGCAGAAGTAGCACAACAACTGATGATCAAAAGCGATGAGCCTGAAGCTGCGCTCCAATGTCTCATCGATTTCCTTAACATGAAAAAGGATAAAGTTGGGGAAGATGTGACTCAAGCGGGTGAAAATGAGAAGAAGGATGGTGGAGATGGTGTGACTCAAGCAAAGGAAGCAAAGGATGAGAATGAGAAGAAGGATGCTGGAAAACAGAGCAGGAAGCATGATGAAACTGAAACTCGTTCCATATATCTCACTTAG
- the LOC18610859 gene encoding uncharacterized protein LOC18610859 codes for MPMGNPENPRKWRFTWEAQSHSPNLRLFLFDSQTKPSVQCKKLKVHLNLFQSQLLVSWPKEEKEEEVTVRVPIPRVLIDSESPVSFRALDDHIEVKLVLLLPVGHPIVSRFDSVLNSSENGDDALAPDAATPLVMDTDLKSLSSIEEGVHFYCRNCSIRLTENPLRNFVEMPSIDWREVADNWFGACCCSFGGISEKMVTRFANSYKCAKGVCLLSFTAVVLSKDDLVACKLYNRTQEHQPGSDFSSDCVLSEDMLSSRESTNDLCGKLSSMHLKNDSVTKNVLVAKEEANGHKLFSALPVPDVSENETSVLGCCVHTENHIRNHVDEGGQHDVSETCPVDQNTSKPLANQKLFLNGSLGNAFMAKSYNLSMDIEWMEFVCPNCLSLLGAYPFDNGGAPIDGGVRLFKCYISTCTSAGGLGDMFRKYSLERMFTNQLLENAKDELSFRTVVRDLKTKSPLLQIVLLNPNSWCCSGYCLDSASAMESSLKLDLLPVIKVLFSDCSKSAASQLRVCEDWITRNLADVVCMFTRQVDELIQSLASAKDILPPSYNFLQDLPVSSLQR; via the exons ATGCCAATGGGAAACCCTGAAAACCCTAGAAAATGGAGGTTCACATGGGAAGCCCAATCTCACTCTCCGAATCTCCGTTTATTCCTCTTCGATTCGCAAACAAAACCTTCGGTTCAGTGCAAGAAGCTCAAAGTTCATCTCAATCTCTTTCAATCTCAGCTTCTTGTTTCGTGGCCCAAAGAGGAGAAGGAGGAAGAGGTGACGGTTAGGGTTCCGATTCCTAGAGTTTTGATCGATTCTGAATCTCCGGTGAGTTTTCGAGCTTTGGATGATCACATTGAGGTCAAGCTCGTTTTGCTTCTCCCTGTTGGTCATCCTATCGTTTCAAGGTTTGATTCGGTGTTGAATTCGTCTGAAAATGGCGATGATGCGCTCGCACCGGATGCAGCAACGCCGCTAGTGATGGATACTG aTTTGAAGAGTCTGTCATCAATTGAAGAAGGAGTGCATTTCTATTGCAGAAATTGCTCAATTAGGCTGACAGAAAATCCTCTTAG AAATTTTGTGGAAATGCCTTCGATTGACTGGCGAGAAGTGGCTGATAATTGGTTTGGGGCTTGCTGTTGTTCATTTGGGGGTATAAGTGAGAAGATGGTGACTAGATTTGCAAATTCCTATAAATGTGCTAAAGGTGTGTGCCTCTTGAGCTTTACCGCCGTTGTTCTTAGCAAGGATGACTTGGTGGCATGTAAACTTTATAATAGAACTCAAGAACACCAGCCTGGATCAGATTTTTCTAGTGACTGTGTTTTGAGTGAAGATATGCTAAGTTCTCGAGAGAGCACAAATGATTTATGCGGGAAGCTGAGCTCCATGCATCTTAAGAATGATAGTGTTACTAAAAATGTGCTAGTTGCTAAGGAGGAAGCCAATGgtcataaattattttctgCATTACCTGTACCGGATGTGTCTGAAAATGAGACATCAGTGCTAGGTTGTTGTGTTCATACAGAAAATCACATTCGAAATCATGTTGATGAAGGTGGCCAACACGATGTTTCTGAAACTTGTCCAGTGGACCAAAACACTTCAAAGCCCTTGGCTAATCAGAAATTGTTCCTTAATGGTTCTCTTGGAAATGCTTTTATGGCTAAATCCTACAATCTCTCAATGGATATTGAGTGGATGGAATTTGTATGCCCTAACTGTTTATCGCTTCTTGGAGCTTATCCTTTTGATAATGGTGGTGCACCTATAGATGGTGGAGTGCGACTCTTTAAATGCTACATTTCCACTTGTACATCTGCTGGTGGATTGGGTGATATGTTCAG GAAATATAGCTTGGAAAGAATGTTCACAAAtcagctgctggaaaatgcGAAAGACGAATTATCATTTCGAACTGTGGTTAGAGATTTAAAAACCAAGTCTCCCTTGTTGCAAATTGTTCTGTTAAATCCAAATTCTTGGTGCTGTTCTGGTTATTGTTTGGACTCAGCCAGTGCAATGGAATCTAGTTTGAAGTTAGATTTACTCCCTGTTATCAAGGTGCTCTTTTCTGATTGCAGTAAATCTGCAGCATCTCAGTTAAG GGTATGTGAAGATTGGATAACAAGGAATTTAGCTGATGTGGTTTGCATGTTTACACGGCAAGTAGATGAGTTGATTCAATCTCTAGCATCAGCAAAAGATATACTTCCGCCttcatataattttctccAGGATTTACCTGTTTCATCCTTGCAGCGGTAG